acacacacacacacagagagagagagagagagagagagagagagagagagagagagatacacaatCTCATTTACAAATAAACTCTCTAAGCTATATAAACTAGAATGTCAAAGAACTTGAACCTCACCtttgaagttaaaatatttaaaaggtacaAGGCATCACTAATTCTACAAAAGCCTTCTGCAAACAGCAAAGACACCTTCCACTTTACCTCCTCATATTTGTATACAAAATCTTAAAATTGCTGTGGCTGACATCCCAAGCAAcagcagaagacaggaaaatatTCATTTCTCGTTCTATAGGAGGCTATCTCTGCAGTACAAGAAATTCCAATTTTCTAGACCAGTGTTCCACTCCCTTTACCTAACCCCACCTAAGCACATTCAACACCATGTTCTCAGGTCCTTATAACTGACACCATTCAAAGGTAACTAGGTTTAGAgatgtaaaaaaagaaatcaccctCCAGGATAAGGGTaattagtggtagagcacttgagTAGCAAGCACATAGCTCTTGGTTTGAGCCACACCACCTAAACAAAAGCCACCTTCATTCAATTCAGCTCCAGGCCTAGATAGCTCAGCAGCAAATTTACACAAAAATGTTATCAGGGTTGCCTTGGAAGGAGAAATACTAAGTAGAATACAAAGGAACAGGTGATTAACTCTATCTTTGTGTTGCTTCCTTTGCAGTTGCATCCTTTGAATGATCTTGGCTCCCCAGATACACTGTGAACACTCTGAAAGCAGAAGTTTCTGTCCTCTTACACGTATTTGGAATCTCCAAGCTATCTGCTACATAGCTGCGGACATTGAACATTATAAAAGTACTTAGTAATTTGATTTGATACAGTGGTGATCCATTGCAAAGTGAAGTGGAGTTGGAAGCAGCAAGAGGCAAGCCCAGTGCTTCTGATTCTTACTTTTCTAATTGTTATTTCAAATAAGCTTTATCACTGTCCAAATAATAAAGAGTGTGTGTCATAAAAGGTAACACAGCAGAAGAATCTAATGGTCCCAATCTGAAGAGAAAGAATGTAGCCCATCATATGCTTAGGAAAGGGACACCATTCAGAATTAGAATtgcattgtctttttcttttaagctttcTTATGTCAGGGATCAAGTGTTTTATCTTTACATCACTAGCAAACAGCAGATGCAATATTTGGCATGTTCTATACATGCAATAAATGCTAGTGGGTTGAGTTAAATAACAAATAGAAATGGTTTCATGAAATAATATAAAGGATAATTTTAATGTCATAATATGACTTGAGAGAAATTTCCATAGAATCATCTACTTTCTACATCAGAGCATGTGTCATTCTGTACTATAATTGCTTCATAAGTGAATTGTTTCTTGGATGGATTagttaataaatgggaaaaatataAAGGTAGGAAAAACATCAGAGCATTATTATTCTAGGAACTCCATGGCACGGAAGAGTAACATTTAACATGAAGACTATCTGTTTACATGTTGACCTCTGTAGACTCTGCATtcactgtggtttttatttttttatttttatttgtctctttACCTACAGAACATAGAGAAGTATCTtataaggaacacacacacaacaaatgtCAGTTGAATAAAAACTCAGGGGTTTCTAGTacgaaagaaaaagagaagtacTGTTTTCCCTATTTAGAACTTTATGATTGATACAGGTTAAATGTCTTGGTGGATGCTTGACTATGAACTTTCTAGGATGATGTACCggaacatacacataaaaccacAGCCTAACCTTATACACCAGATCAGTGCACTTTTGTTGGACAAAGAGGGTATCTGGCTTTGAATGTCAGGGAAAGCATCAAAACTAAGACTAGCTTCCTGAAATTCCATGTTTTCCTGTCCTTAGAGAATCTCAGAAATGACACCAAGGTATTAGGTGAACCAAGAAATCATAGTTACTATCTCCTGTTTCAATAGATAGCATGGCTCTCTTTTCTCAAGAATTTGAATTGATTGTAAAATGTCATTAAATCTTTAGAATTCAATATTTTGTCCACCTCCCTGAACAGTAACAAACCAGCAACCAAATACACAATGTTAGCATTTTTCAACTTCATTGTTCAAGGATTACTATAAATCAATAGTCTGGTTACAGCATTGTACAGTTATTATCTACATAACACAGCCTAAATTCCTCTTTGGTCCTAGAGACTAGAGAGACATACTCAAGTGAATAGTCCATTGCCAATGgtaatttttcagttttcaattaaaacaaaattctacCTTTTTAGGGACAGTTATAAATCACACTCTTTAcaattcatgttttatttttccttgaaaGGTTCCCATAATAGATTTACCCATTGTTTtagatgaagaaacagaggaCGCAACAGGGTTCCACTAATTCAAAATCATGATCTATTTGATTCCGCTACAAACCCTTACCTCTCCATCTCCATTGCTGTACTATTAGAGGTTCACAGTATCTCTCCAAGTAGTTTGTCAGGCCCTAGCAGTGATAAGGGTCATTAATACTTAAAACTGAATTTACCTGACATAACACTAGACTTTCAATAACTCTTTGTTTACAGAGTTATATACTCAAAATGCTGGTGCTTTGACTGAGCTGctcagttaaaaaaagaaaaaagaaaaagaaaacttatttttctatgcttttaaTTCTAGTAGGAATTATTTTCCAGGAACTAGGAGATGCAATGAAACAATGTAAATGACCCTAAGCATCTTTTGCCCTATAAAACTGATACAGACAGtatgagttcattttctgttcccATGATTGCCTAGCTGTATCAGTCTGAATCATTTCTAAAGGCAGGAACACTTAAGAAGTACAGAGCAAGATGATCTACTCCTCCCTTTCTGTGTGATATGCTTTCTGGGTCTGAGCAAGTTCCTCAGCATCTCTAAATCTTTGTTTTATCTTCCACCAGAGAGGAATCTATCAAGATAAACAATTGTCAGTTTCTAATGAGATGATACTTATACAAATACCCTGAAAAACTGTTCACTTGAAGTCCACTTGAAATCTACAGAAATAGCTTTCATATTGTCTAGAAAGAGAGTATGTCTCTCAGTATTCAAAAATTTCCAACCAAAGAGGGACTTAAGCATTTCACAGAAAATGAGACCAACTTAAAGGACTTGTTTATAGCCTTCTACAAAGCTTCCTCTTCCCCCAACCTCATCACCATCACTAGCATATCACCCTATTCTCCCAGATTATTTCAATAACCAACAAACATTTGGCCATATTgtgtttggaaagaaagaaagaaagaaagaaagaaagaaagaaagaaagaaagaaagaaagaaagaaagaaagaaagaaaaagaaaatacctccagGAAAATACACAAACTGAAGGGAAACAGTTAATTCTAATGCATGGCTACTTCATACAACATTCATGTTAGTCACAGTTTTAACCCCCTCAACTGTCAAACATTACCAGAATGGCTAAAACCCAGCAATGTgacatttaaaactttattgcTTGTATCCTACTGACCATAGTCTCAGCAGGATAGATGgtagagaacaaaaatgccacgTGTGGAGTACCTTTAGGATTCTGAACCACAggaggaaaatgaaatgaaacagggATTCATTCATTTTCAATTCTGCTTGGCAACCCTAAACTGCTTTAGTCTCCAAGCTGGCAGTACTGGCTTTTGAGCATGCGTATCTGCAACAGGTGAAGTAATCTTTTACTATGTTGGGACATTATGAAGGCACATCAAGGCTCAAATCATTTGAGTTCAGACTCCCAACATCACCCCTTACACAAAAGCCCTCTATGCTGAATCACTATTTGTCCCAAAAAGCACTATTAGCAAGTGCTGAGTGTGAAAGTGGACTTAGACAAGGGATGTGCCTCCAGAGTGTCCTGTGGTATAGTAAGCAGCTCTAGAAGATCTGGGAAGACCCCACAGAAAGACTTTGCCGCACTCACCTCAGGCAGGGGCACACCATTGATGATCAGGTCTGGCTGCTGTGGGCCCTGGCTGTTGAAGGAGTGATGGTAGATGTGGCTGGCAGTGGTGTTGCGGGTATTCTGGTTCTCCACATTCAGGAAAGTGCTCTCAGAGCGACGACAGCCCAGGGGCAGTGTCTGCTGGTGGTAGTCGAAATAGTTGAGGGACGAAGTAAGGGAGGAGCAACTGACAACATTCATCTTGTCTGTCTCCTCCACGTCCCGAGGTACAAGGCGGATGTCATtcttactaatttttttcttcttacttgaTTTCTTTTGATGCCCATAGGAGTACTCAGCGATTCTATGTGACAGAAAAGGCAGCACGAATAGATAACACCTTCCCAGACCATGTACTGACGAATAAACATTAAGCACCCCAGAGGGTTGCACCCCATCTCTGCTCCAGCTCCTTATTCTGGTGCATTACATCATCGTGTTTCTCCCTGTGCTTTTTGCATGCGAAAACAAGCTGAGGGCCATGAAGTTTGCATATTAAACATACtagcctcccacctcccaccaaCCCTTCCCAAAGAAAATTTCATAtttcaatttgaatttttttccttatgagTGGCCAGTaagcaggggtgagggtggggaaagTTGAGCCTATGGGGGAGAGCATGAAAATGCTCAAATCTGATGCTGCCCAGGAACCTAAAGGAAGTACTGGGTAATCTGATGCTGCCCTGGAACCTAAAGGAAGTACTGggtaaggttttaaaaaaaaaaaagtaagtgccAATTTAACAgaaaaggagatggaggggaTTAAGAAAAACCCTTGCCAATGCCTCCAGGAATTTGCAATGTGACAAACACCGTGGATCAGCTTCCTCTGTCATTAAACTGATCACTTTTAGACTAGAGTAGAGGTTCAGACCCTGTCCTCCAACAGCACCTAACTCTGCTCACCCacaccctcctccctgccctagcCCAGCTCCCTTCTACTTTccacccttccccctcctctcctagAGAAATCTGACAGCCAAACCCATTTGAATGAGGGGAAAATGCCTTTTTACCTCTTTCCCCTTAggctcactttctcctctgcctttttGTCTTGCTCCTCACTATTGGGAGAAACCGAGATGCAATGCAGACacttgctgttttgtccttttatAAAACAGCCGAGGAGACAAGTGATGGTTAAACAATTACTGCAAAGGAATTTAAAGGTTAGTGCATTCAGCATCCTTCTCCATTCAGGTGTACCTACAAGCAGCTGTGCTGCAACTGGAACATAAAAAGTTCAATTTAATTAACACTGACACAGACCCAGGAACGTGCACCAAAGACACCAAGCATTAAGAGACTTGtcaaagaaatacattaaaaggTAGTCAGATTTTCAATGTCATGTATTACTTTGCACATAATGATTTCAGCTTATTGTCTGAGAATTCAATCTCTGAGTAATAATCAGCAAAACAATAAGGTTAATAAATAATACAGGTTGGACTTTACAAGTGAAAGAATGTGTCTGTATTCTCTCACTTGACAAAGCTAATTGTCAGAATACACAAAGAGGAGCCCAATACAAGCAGCAATTGCAGATCATCTCACAAGTCTCATAAATGAATGCATTTCAGAACTAGAAAACCCTGCCTAATCACATAGAAGCATAGGCTTCTCCTGAACTTTGGGATTCTAGGAAGTCTGAGCAGATGGGGAGTTTGCATATCTACCCATATCTACCAAGGCAAATTATTGCTCTGTCCCCAGGATCTACCTAGAGATAAGCAATTTATTTCACCTCACCCTTTTATTCTCTGTCCAGTCTGCCTTGAAATGATGGCAAATTGGTGATACAGAGGCCAAGGGACAGATAAAATCCCCCAAACTTCAGGACTAGgattacatttcttttctaatctgTTTACTGAATCAATGGGAAGTTCTAATCATTTTGTTTACCCATGATGGGTAAGGTAAGTTTGGCAGTGCCCCATCCAATTATTTAGCAGAGGCATTCAATGCATGGCCCATTCTGTATTGACCAATTATTTAATTAAACTGTACTTCACTAATCGCAAGCCATCACAAGGAAGAGTGctttataaaatacacatttgGGTGAAGTTGGAGAACACTGAGATTTGCACTTTTTTTCTCAATTCAAATGATCTGCCTTGTTTAATGATCTCCCTGGCAAGCTCTCAGAAAGAGTTCTTACTTCTAGCCATATATCACCAAGAAGTGGCAAAGCCTGCAATATCTTTACCTCaagctgatttctttttcatcGTGGTAAGGGTCTTATGCATTTACTTTATGCTGAGAAAATGGCTTAAAAAGAGTCCCCTCTGTCATTAtctccatataaataaaaattttattgagcGAGCCTGCATTTTTCTCCTATAAAAATCGCCAGTGGCTGTCACAGGTTTCAAAGGTAAGAGCAATATTAATTTCCATTTCTCCCATCTGAAGTGACTTGgtactgaaggaaagaaaagtcatGGCCATTTCACTAGTAACAGGATTAAAGCATTTATGAGGCATTGCAGCTGCTCTTTTATGGCACCTGATTGATATTCATGTGTGGTTAGCATTTGTCTACTAACTTGTGTAATGCAGAGAATAGTAAAAGGGAAACAATAATTGCATGGCTGTTACATATTCAGGGAGCTCTGATTCACAGACGTGTGTATTTCAGATGGTGTCAGATACAAATCGGACCTACAGGAACATATTTTGACTGATTAACATGCAAGCACAGATGGTACGAGATACAGTATGTGTAGGTGTGTTGAaagtacacacaagcacacacaccttGGCTGGAAATAGCAGCATCATTCATTTTcagcaaagtaaaaaaaataaataaataaaaataactttttttcaaCTGTTTCGATGAGACACTGCTGGAAAGAAATATGTGCATTATCCTAAATAGGATTCTAGAATTTCTTAGACATTTCTTCAATCAAATTGCAAGGAAGTCTTCAGCAAGAACCTCTAATGTGTTAATCAAGACTTTAAAAATGCTACATTACATGCCATTCAAGTTTctacttctcttctttttcctctcctcttgtttccccacccccacacacatcctACACACACTTCAGAGAAACTGTAACACAATAGCCCATAGTGACATCCACTGGTAGGGACCAGATCTTAATGCCAAAGCACAGTTCCACATTAAAGGAAAGCATAGCCAACTCCAGAAGATTGCTATTTTTACTGAAACATCTGGATGCAAAGTCTTGTTTCTCATTGAGATGTTTGGTCTTCACACACCAACCAAGCAGATATTTGAAAACATACAGATGCCTGATAGAATTTTACTTTGTATAGCCATATGTCTGGGGACTAGATACAAAACAAGCCAAGAATACACTCAAAACCACTAATGACCTGCTTCCCCTGCacactgctttctctcttcctcctcctctctattTCCCATCATAAactctctgagctctctctctctggactgTAACCCTACAGCAGGACAAGACAGCTGCCAGTACACCATCTCCTTTCAGCTCTTGTCTGCAAAACACTGTGCTCCAGGAAATCAAGCCCTCCAACCATGATCCCATAGAACTTTTGCTACAAATATGAAGATCTGTCTCTCTTGAgatctccctcctctccctccctccctccctccctccctcctctctcactccttgattctctcttcttccccctcatTTTTTCTACCTTAACTTCATTGGAGACAGCtgtgcaaattttaaaatgataattgcTTTTCTGCTCATCATCATTATGTGACAAAATCCATTCAAACAGTAAATGATTGTCTTCCAGCATATTGTCAGATCAAAAGAATTGATCAACTTAGACTGTCACAAACTTCTCACCCTCCACAAAGAAGCATTGTGGGTATGCTGCATGCATTTAAATAGGAAACAAAAGCACTGGGGGTTTTAGaccaacacaaatacacacatcttACTCActcaaaacacagaagaaaagaaagaaaacttggcTCTACCTGCAATTGTAGGTCCGGATCTCTTTGTTGTCACGCTTGCATTTGATTGCCACGAAGATCATAGTGACAAAGAGAATGCCGGCAATGGAGCCCAGAGCAATAATGAAAATTAGGGATAAGTTCACAGAGCCCATTGACTCTTGGGCATCAAGAGCTGGGGACAGGTATATTAGGACAagggcagaagcagagagagatgtcTTGCCATGGTCATGGGCCACCACTATAAGCTCATAGGAAGGCTTGGAGTTCTCATTAAAGGTGCGAGTGGTTCTGACTTCTCCATTGACCTGGTCTATTTCGAAGAAACCTCGGTCACCTTCTGTCATGTCATAGGTGACTCGGCCATTTTCGCCCTCATCATAATCATCTGCCTTAACTACAGTCACCAAATAGCCTATGCCGGAGTTTCGAGGAATGTAGACCTCAGCAGTGCCATTGATCAGAGGTGGGGCAGTGATGACCGGGGTATTGTCATTGACATCGAGGATAATCACCCTCACCGTGGCATTGCTTTGCAGGGAGGGCAAGCCGCCATCCTTGGCCAGGACCTTGAATTCAAACGCCTTAGTCTGCTCATGGTTAAAGGAACGGAGCGCATAGATGTCACCAGAGTTGGGATTGATTGAGACATAGGTAAAGACTGGCATGTCTCGCACCTGTGATGGCACAATTTGGTAGGAGACACTGCCATTAAGACCCATGTCAGGGTCGCGGGCAGACACCGAGAGCAGATAGGCGCCAGGAGTGTTGTTCTCCTGTACAATGACTTGGTAGTAAGGCTTGGAGAAGTGTGGGTGGTTGTCATTCTCGTCTGTGATACGCACAGTGAAAGACTTGGCACTCTGCAGCATAGGCACACCACTGTCTCGAGCCTGAATAGTGAGATTGTACTGGTCATGCTGCTCTCGGTCAAGTCTCCCATCCACAAGAATAGTGGAGAAGCTCTCATACTCCTGCAGCCGAAAGGGGACATTGCCCAGCAAGCGGCACTGCACACGTCCATTGAGCCCGGAGTCGCGATCAGACACCCGAACCAGGGCAATCACATAGCCCGGGGGGGCGCTCTCGCTCACCTCCACAAGCTCGCTATTGACCGACAGGAGGTTGATAATTGGCGGGTTGTCATTAGTGTCGAGCACGCTGACTGTGACTTTGCAGTGTGCAGGGATAGAGTTGGGCCCCAGATCTTTGGCTTGCACATCCAGTTCGTACACATGGCCCTCTTCATAGTCTAGCGCACCGGTGACGGTGACCAGGCCGCTGTGCGGGTCAATTTGGAAGAGTTCACGCGTACGGTCATTGACATAACCATAGAAGGAGTAGACCACTTGGCCATTGGTGCCCTCATCTGGATCGCTGGCATTGAGGCGGATGACAGGTGTATTGGGAGGTGAGTTTTCAGGCACGCTCACTGAGTAGGTGGACTCGCCAAACACTGGGTTGTTGTCATTCGAATCGGTCACCTTGATGCTGAGGCCAACTGTGCCCATGTGTGGTGGGTCGCCTCCATCCAGTGCCGTAATGCGAAAGCTGTAATGTGACTGTGTCTCACGGTCCAGGCTCTTCTCCACCACCAGTTCAGCAAAGCGCGAACCGTCACCCCGCGTCTTTATTTCCAGTCCAAACAGCTCGTTGGGTGTGAGTTCGTAGGTCTGCACACCAAAGCTGCCAGAGTCCGGGTCATATGCACTGTCCAGTGGGATGCGCGTGCCTGGGCTGGCTGCCTCGGAGATCTCCAGCTCTATCTGTGCGGCCGGAAAACTGGGAGCATTGTCGTTCAGGTCTTTGATCTCCACCTTAATCACACAGATCTCCATTGAGCTGGACATGACCTCGAGCGAGATGATACACTTGGGGCTCTGGCGGCACAGCAGGTCTCGGTCAATCTTCTGCTTGGTGACCAAGAGGCCCGAGCTGGGGTTGATGTCCACCAGGTGCGGAGCCGAGTTGGACACCACGCGGAAAGCAGAAGCCTGTCGGGGGTCCAGCGCGAAGCCGGCCTCCCGCGCGTCCTTGGCCACATTAGCAATGACCGTCCCGGCGCGCTGCTCCTCTTCGACCGAGTATTTAAGGTTAATCAGGGCAGCCGCCTGCGTCCACAGTACAGCCAGCAGCAATAGCACCGGCAGCAGGAGAGACTCCATGGCTGCGCGAGGCTCTGCCTGGCCTCGCCTCTCCACACCCCTCCGAGACCGACGCCGCCGGCGCTCCAGCTTCCCGCCGGCTCGGGCCGCCTGTTGCGTGCGCCCCGTGGCCCCGGAGGCCGCGGGAGGAGTCCCGCCCAGGGCGGCCCGGAGGCGCGCGGGAGGAACCCGCGCAGGCTCCAATGCTGAGGTTGCAGTGGTCTCAGCAGAGACTGTCTGGGGGCCCGGGGGCTCCGGGGTGCCCAGGGAGCGCCGCGCAGCCCCGagccccctccctccagcccGGCTACTCAGTTTTCCCCTTTCAAAGTTAGCCAGGCGGGACTGGCCGCAGCGGTGCAGGGCTGCGGTTCGAGCGGCGCTCCCACACCCCAGACGGCCACAAGCAGCAGAGTCGGTAGTGGACTCGGGGCGCGAATGTGGAAGGCTGTGGGGGAGCAGCCTCTCAGGCACTGCGGGACCCGCCGCAGCGCACCGGCACTGGGGCAGGCGAGCGCGCAGTCTGTGCACCTGGCATGCGCAAGGACCTCCCCCCAGCGCGCCCAGCTCACTGCGGAGGGAGCTCCCGCCTGGTACGCACCCTCCGGGatccggtggggggggggggcctctgGCCTCTTCAAGGCCTgttggagggaaagggaggatcGCAAGCACAAGTCTGAGTTCCTGGCAAGATCCGTGGGCTCCCGGGGATTTGGCAGAACTGGAGGGCTGTCCCAGGGcgggcagagaaagggggaggggagagatgcgAGAGCGCTCTCCCGGGCGCTGAGGTTGGTGTCCGAGGGCGTGGGGGGGTGCGTTTGCCCAGGATCCGAGGTGGGCGCAGGGTTCCTCCCACAAAGCAGTTGCGGGTCTGCGGGCGTTTATATCTCGGAAATCAAAGTTGCCAACGCAGCCCAGGCCTCCGCCTTAAGTTTCTAAAAACGGGAAGATGGCAATTTGTCCAAGAAAATCAAAGTCCTGCTCTTTCCAATTGCCccggggaagggggagggggacacggggaaagggaaggggaagaaaggaagctaCTACAGTACCGGCCAGGAGAGGCGGGGCTGCAGTCGCGGGTACCCGGGGCTTCTTTGCCTTCCTGGGTTTGGGCTGGGGTGTAGCTTCAAGGACcgcagcagccgccgccgccgctgccgctgccgccgccgccgccgccaaaGAAAGCCCTCCTTAGTTCAGCCGCATGTCGTTGGGGTCCGCCTGAGCAGCTGCCAGGGTCGAGGGCTTCTGTCGGCTCCAAAGTTTACTTGCCAGAGCTTCTGGATCCCATCCTCCAGGAGAAGCGCTATCAGCCCTGCTTAGGGCTTCCTCCCTCCCCGGCGCTCGCGCGCTGGGGAGGTCTG
This window of the Mus pahari chromosome X, PAHARI_EIJ_v1.1, whole genome shotgun sequence genome carries:
- the Pcdh19 gene encoding protocadherin-19 isoform X2; amino-acid sequence: MESLLLPVLLLLAVLWTQAAALINLKYSVEEEQRAGTVIANVAKDAREAGFALDPRQASAFRVVSNSAPHLVDINPSSGLLVTKQKIDRDLLCRQSPKCIISLEVMSSSMEICVIKVEIKDLNDNAPSFPAAQIELEISEAASPGTRIPLDSAYDPDSGSFGVQTYELTPNELFGLEIKTRGDGSRFAELVVEKSLDRETQSHYSFRITALDGGDPPHMGTVGLSIKVTDSNDNNPVFGESTYSVSVPENSPPNTPVIRLNASDPDEGTNGQVVYSFYGYVNDRTRELFQIDPHSGLVTVTGALDYEEGHVYELDVQAKDLGPNSIPAHCKVTVSVLDTNDNPPIINLLSVNSELVEVSESAPPGYVIALVRVSDRDSGLNGRVQCRLLGNVPFRLQEYESFSTILVDGRLDREQHDQYNLTIQARDSGVPMLQSAKSFTVRITDENDNHPHFSKPYYQVIVQENNTPGAYLLSVSARDPDMGLNGSVSYQIVPSQVRDMPVFTYVSINPNSGDIYALRSFNHEQTKAFEFKVLAKDGGLPSLQSNATVRVIILDVNDNTPVITAPPLINGTAEVYIPRNSGIGYLVTVVKADDYDEGENGRVTYDMTEGDRGFFEIDQVNGEVRTTRTFNENSKPSYELIVVAHDHGKTSLSASALVLIYLSPALDAQESMGSVNLSLIFIIALGSIAGILFVTMIFVAIKCKRDNKEIRTYNCRIAEYSYGHQKKSSKKKKISKNDIRLVPRDVEETDKMNVVSCSSLTSSLNYFDYHQQTLPLGCRRSESTFLNVENQNTRNTTASHIYHHSFNSQGPQQPDLIINGVPLPETENYSFDSNYVNSRAHLIKSSSTFKDLEGNSLKDSGHEESDQTDSEHDVQRSLYCDTAVNDVLNTSVTSMGSQMPDHDQNEGFHCREECRILGHSDRCWMPRNPMPTRSKSPEHVRNIIALSIEATAADVEAYDDCGPTKRTFATFGKDVSSHHRAEERPILKGKRTVDVTICSPKVNSAIREAGNGCEAISPVTSPLHLKSPLPTKPSMAYTVALAPPAHDLEHHANSGASRPSEAEPRGADNEKVMHEVNPIRKDGRDKESPGVKRLKDIVL
- the Pcdh19 gene encoding protocadherin-19 isoform X1 gives rise to the protein MESLLLPVLLLLAVLWTQAAALINLKYSVEEEQRAGTVIANVAKDAREAGFALDPRQASAFRVVSNSAPHLVDINPSSGLLVTKQKIDRDLLCRQSPKCIISLEVMSSSMEICVIKVEIKDLNDNAPSFPAAQIELEISEAASPGTRIPLDSAYDPDSGSFGVQTYELTPNELFGLEIKTRGDGSRFAELVVEKSLDRETQSHYSFRITALDGGDPPHMGTVGLSIKVTDSNDNNPVFGESTYSVSVPENSPPNTPVIRLNASDPDEGTNGQVVYSFYGYVNDRTRELFQIDPHSGLVTVTGALDYEEGHVYELDVQAKDLGPNSIPAHCKVTVSVLDTNDNPPIINLLSVNSELVEVSESAPPGYVIALVRVSDRDSGLNGRVQCRLLGNVPFRLQEYESFSTILVDGRLDREQHDQYNLTIQARDSGVPMLQSAKSFTVRITDENDNHPHFSKPYYQVIVQENNTPGAYLLSVSARDPDMGLNGSVSYQIVPSQVRDMPVFTYVSINPNSGDIYALRSFNHEQTKAFEFKVLAKDGGLPSLQSNATVRVIILDVNDNTPVITAPPLINGTAEVYIPRNSGIGYLVTVVKADDYDEGENGRVTYDMTEGDRGFFEIDQVNGEVRTTRTFNENSKPSYELIVVAHDHGKTSLSASALVLIYLSPALDAQESMGSVNLSLIFIIALGSIAGILFVTMIFVAIKCKRDNKEIRTYNCSNCLTITCLLGCFIKGQNSKCLHCISVSPNSEEQDKKAEEKVSLRGKRIAEYSYGHQKKSSKKKKISKNDIRLVPRDVEETDKMNVVSCSSLTSSLNYFDYHQQTLPLGCRRSESTFLNVENQNTRNTTASHIYHHSFNSQGPQQPDLIINGVPLPETENYSFDSNYVNSRAHLIKSSTFKDLEGNSLKDSGHEESDQTDSEHDVQRSLYCDTAVNDVLNTSVTSMGSQMPDHDQNEGFHCREECRILGHSDRCWMPRNPMPTRSKSPEHVRNIIALSIEATAADVEAYDDCGPTKRTFATFGKDVSSHHRAEERPILKGKRTVDVTICSPKVNSAIREAGNGCEAISPVTSPLHLKSPLPTKPSMAYTVALAPPAHDLEHHANSGASRPSEAEPRGADNEKVMHEVNPIRKDGRDKESPGVKRLKDIVL
- the Pcdh19 gene encoding protocadherin-19 isoform X3, producing MESLLLPVLLLLAVLWTQAAALINLKYSVEEEQRAGTVIANVAKDAREAGFALDPRQASAFRVVSNSAPHLVDINPSSGLLVTKQKIDRDLLCRQSPKCIISLEVMSSSMEICVIKVEIKDLNDNAPSFPAAQIELEISEAASPGTRIPLDSAYDPDSGSFGVQTYELTPNELFGLEIKTRGDGSRFAELVVEKSLDRETQSHYSFRITALDGGDPPHMGTVGLSIKVTDSNDNNPVFGESTYSVSVPENSPPNTPVIRLNASDPDEGTNGQVVYSFYGYVNDRTRELFQIDPHSGLVTVTGALDYEEGHVYELDVQAKDLGPNSIPAHCKVTVSVLDTNDNPPIINLLSVNSELVEVSESAPPGYVIALVRVSDRDSGLNGRVQCRLLGNVPFRLQEYESFSTILVDGRLDREQHDQYNLTIQARDSGVPMLQSAKSFTVRITDENDNHPHFSKPYYQVIVQENNTPGAYLLSVSARDPDMGLNGSVSYQIVPSQVRDMPVFTYVSINPNSGDIYALRSFNHEQTKAFEFKVLAKDGGLPSLQSNATVRVIILDVNDNTPVITAPPLINGTAEVYIPRNSGIGYLVTVVKADDYDEGENGRVTYDMTEGDRGFFEIDQVNGEVRTTRTFNENSKPSYELIVVAHDHGKTSLSASALVLIYLSPALDAQESMGSVNLSLIFIIALGSIAGILFVTMIFVAIKCKRDNKEIRTYNCSNCLTITCLLGCFIKGQNSKCLHCISVSPNSEEQDKKAEEKVSLRGKRIAEYSYGHQKKSSKKKKISKNDIRLVPRDVEETDKMNVVSCSSLTSSLNYFDYHQQTLPLGCRRSESTFLNVENQNTRNTTASHIYHHSFNSQGPQQPDLIINGVPLPETENYSFDSNYVNSRAHLIKSSSTFKDLEGNSLKDSGHEESDQTDSEHDVQRSLYCDTAVNDVLNTSVTSMGSQMPDHDQNEGFHCREECRILGHSDRCWMPRNPMPTRSKSPEHVRNIIALSIEATAADVEAYDDCGPTKRTFATFGKDVSSHHRAEERPILKGKRTVDVTICSPKVNSAIREAGNGCEAISPVTSPLHLKSPLPTKPSMAYTVALAPPAHDLEHHANSGASRPSEAEPRGADNEKVMHEVNPIRKDGRDKESPGVKRLKDIVL